In the genome of Dermacentor andersoni chromosome 3, qqDerAnde1_hic_scaffold, whole genome shotgun sequence, one region contains:
- the LOC126538920 gene encoding uncharacterized protein, protein MKPVPLSPWSRIGLDLCEHAGVHYLVGYDAHSNYPEVEQLTQTTSHQVIQKLEMWFARHGIPLEVCTDGGPQFSSREFLEFAKLCDFRHVVSSPRFPRANGLAEKGVQVFKRLLKKTKHANEPLWLGLLNYRSSPLEDGRSPAQLLMGRQLRGRLPDFSTPQATEVKKQTQRHRPRPELPPLRTGDTARLLEDQGWTSRARVTRQVTPRSYLMETEDGSLLRRNRQHILRTAEPFHSPSDTAGSPHHPQKANGSGQETSPAGTPERPPASGLHDAATPMRRPVRARNPRVRLTYDENFEQEPGPSRGSEGGVT, encoded by the coding sequence ATGAAGCCTGTCCCTTTGTCGCCGTGGTCAAGAATAGGGTTGGACCTGTGTGAGCATGCGGGAGTGCACTACTTAGTGGGCTATGACGCTCACTCAAACTACCCAGAAGTAGAACAGCTGACTCAAACAACGAGCCACCAAGTCATCCAGAAACTGGAAATGTGGTTTGCCAGGCATGGGATACCTTTAGAAGTGTGCACGGATGGGGGACCGCAGTTCTCCTCGAGGGAGTTCCTAGAGTTTGCCAAGCTATGCGACTTTCGACACGTGGTTTCGAGTCCGAGGTTTCCAAGGGCAAATGGGCTAGCTGAGAAAGGAGTACAAGTGTTCAAAAGACTCCTGAAGAAAACAAAGCATGCTAATGAGCCTCTGTGGCTTGGACTTCTAAACTACAGGTCATCGCCACTAGAGGATGGAAGGAGCCCTGCGCAGCTGCTGATGGGAAGACAACTTCGAGGCCGTCTTCCAGACTTCTCCACCCCTCAGGCAACCGAGGTGAAGAAGCAGACACAAAGGCACCGGCCAAGGCCGGAACTACCGCCACTCAGGACAGGAGACACGGCTCGCCTTTTAGAAGATCAGGGTTGGACTAGCAGAGCCAGAGTAACGCGGCAGGTCACACCACGATCATATTTGATGGAAACCGAAGACGGGAGCCTACTGCGTCGAAATCGGCAGCACATCCTGCGGACGGCAGAGCCGTTCCACTCGCCTAGTGACACAGCGGGCAGCCCCCACCATCCTCAGAAAGCTAATGGCAGCGGCCAAGAAACAAGCCCTGCAGGCACCCCAGAACGTCCACCAGCCTCTGGCCTGCACGACGCAGCAACTCCCATGCGCCGCCCTGTGCGGGCAAGGAACCCGCGAGTGCGTCTAACTTACGATGAGAACTTCGAGCAAGAACCTGGACCCTCACGTGGGAGTGAGGGAGGTGTAACGTAG